One segment of Candidatus Arsenophonus lipoptenae DNA contains the following:
- the thrS gene encoding threonine--tRNA ligase, whose protein sequence is MPVITFPDGSLRKYQNAVSVKDIIKDINSNLINDCIAGKINGQLIDISDIINNDVKLDFITNKDIDGLKIIRHSCAHLLGHAIKQLWPTTKMVIGPIIENGFYYDIDLAYNLTKEDLNKIEQRMHQLAKKNYDVIKKLVSWQEAKDTFILRGEDYKIQILNENINKDDHLGLYYHEEYIDMCRGPHVPNMRFCHYFKLQKVSGAYWRGNSNNKMLQRIYGTAWANKKQLTSYLLRLKEAIKRDHRIIGKQLNLYHMQEEAPGMVFWHNYGWIIFRELETFIRNKLNEYQYQEVKSSLFMDRIIWEKTGHWENYKENIFTISSENRDFCIKPMNCPGHVQIFNRSIKSYRDLPLRIAEFGSCHRNEPTGALHGLMRVRSFTQDDAHIFCTEDQILDEVKNCIKMIYDVYSIFGFQKITIKLSTRPKNSIGTDIQWNIAENRLAKALENLKFDYQPGEGAFYGPKIEFTLYDCLERAWQCGTVQLDFSLPIRLNAFYINENNKRQVPVMIHRAILGSMERFIGILIEHYAGFFPTWLAPLQIVIINITDSQIDFVKKIVKKLANLGIRVKADLRNEKIGFKIREHTLKRVPYMLICGEKEVESHQVSVRTNKGKNLGTFNIMEFIKKVLNEIRTRSIYQSEE, encoded by the coding sequence ATGCCAGTTATCACTTTTCCTGATGGAAGTTTACGTAAATATCAAAATGCTGTTTCAGTAAAAGATATTATAAAGGATATTAATTCAAATCTTATAAATGACTGTATAGCAGGTAAGATTAATGGTCAACTTATTGATATAAGTGATATAATTAACAATGATGTTAAATTAGATTTTATTACTAATAAAGATATAGATGGATTAAAAATTATTCGTCACTCATGTGCACATTTACTTGGTCATGCAATAAAACAATTATGGCCAACAACTAAGATGGTAATTGGGCCTATTATTGAAAACGGTTTCTATTATGACATTGATCTTGCATATAACTTAACAAAAGAAGATTTAAATAAAATTGAACAAAGAATGCATCAACTTGCTAAAAAAAATTACGATGTTATTAAAAAACTAGTAAGTTGGCAAGAAGCAAAAGATACTTTTATTTTACGTGGAGAAGATTATAAAATTCAAATTTTAAATGAAAATATTAACAAAGATGATCATCTTGGACTTTATTATCATGAAGAATATATTGATATGTGTCGTGGGCCTCATGTACCTAATATGCGTTTTTGTCATTATTTTAAACTACAAAAAGTTTCCGGTGCATATTGGCGAGGTAATAGTAATAACAAAATGTTACAAAGAATTTATGGAACAGCTTGGGCTAATAAAAAACAATTAACTAGCTATTTATTACGTTTAAAAGAAGCAATTAAACGAGATCATCGTATTATAGGTAAACAACTTAATCTTTATCATATGCAAGAAGAAGCGCCAGGTATGGTATTTTGGCATAATTATGGCTGGATAATATTTCGTGAATTGGAAACTTTTATTCGAAATAAACTAAATGAATATCAATACCAAGAAGTAAAAAGTTCATTATTTATGGATCGTATTATTTGGGAAAAAACAGGTCATTGGGAAAATTACAAAGAAAATATATTTACCATATCATCGGAAAATAGAGATTTTTGCATAAAGCCAATGAATTGTCCTGGGCATGTGCAAATATTTAATCGATCTATAAAGTCTTATCGTGATTTACCATTACGGATTGCAGAATTTGGTAGTTGTCACCGTAATGAACCAACCGGTGCACTACATGGTTTAATGAGAGTGCGTAGTTTTACACAAGATGATGCTCATATTTTTTGTACTGAAGATCAAATATTAGATGAAGTAAAAAATTGTATCAAAATGATTTATGATGTTTATTCAATATTTGGTTTTCAAAAAATCACTATTAAATTATCGACCAGGCCAAAAAATAGTATAGGTACTGATATACAATGGAATATTGCAGAAAATAGACTTGCTAAAGCACTGGAAAATCTTAAATTTGATTACCAACCAGGAGAAGGGGCATTTTATGGACCAAAAATTGAATTTACTTTGTATGATTGTTTGGAGCGAGCTTGGCAATGTGGTACTGTACAACTTGACTTTTCATTACCTATTCGTTTAAATGCTTTTTATATCAATGAAAATAACAAACGACAAGTACCAGTAATGATTCATCGTGCTATCTTAGGATCAATGGAACGTTTTATTGGAATTTTAATAGAACATTACGCAGGGTTTTTCCCAACTTGGTTAGCCCCTTTACAAATAGTTATTATAAATATAACAGATTCACAAATTGATTTTGTAAAAAAAATAGTAAAAAAATTGGCTAATTTAGGTATTCGTGTAAAAGCAGACTTGAGAAACGAAAAAATAGGATTTAAAATACGTGAGCATACATTAAAACGTGTTCCTTATATGTTAATTTGTGGAGAAAAAGAAGTTGAATCACATCAAGTATCAGTTAGAACTAATAAAGGGAAAAATTTAGGAACATTCAATATCATGGAATTTATAAAAAAAGTACTCAATGAAATTCGTACTCGTAGTATTTATCAATCTGAGGAATAA
- the rpmI gene encoding 50S ribosomal protein L35, whose amino-acid sequence MPKIKTVRSAAKRFKKTSNGHFKRKQANLRHILTKKSTKRKRHLRPKTIVSKGDFCAVSSCLPYE is encoded by the coding sequence ATGCCAAAAATAAAAACAGTACGTAGTGCAGCAAAACGATTTAAAAAAACTAGTAATGGCCATTTTAAGCGTAAGCAAGCTAATCTTAGACATATTTTAACTAAAAAATCAACTAAGCGTAAGCGTCATTTAAGACCAAAAACTATAGTTTCTAAAGGAGATTTTTGTGCAGTATCTAGTTGCCTACCATACGAATAA
- the rplT gene encoding 50S ribosomal protein L20 has protein sequence MARIKRGVVAHARHKKILKQARGFYGARSRAYRVAFQAVIKAGQYAYRDRRQRKRQFRQLWIIRINAAARQHGLSYSNFISGLKKFSIILDRKILSDIAVFDKATFASLVDKIK, from the coding sequence ATGGCTCGCATAAAGCGAGGAGTCGTTGCACATGCACGTCATAAAAAAATATTAAAACAAGCAAGGGGTTTTTATGGGGCACGTTCACGCGCCTACCGTGTTGCTTTTCAAGCAGTTATTAAAGCTGGGCAATATGCTTATCGTGACCGACGACAACGAAAACGTCAATTTCGTCAGTTATGGATTATACGAATTAATGCTGCTGCTCGTCAACATGGTTTATCATATAGTAATTTTATTAGTGGTTTGAAGAAATTTTCAATTATATTAGATCGCAAAATTTTATCTGATATTGCTGTTTTTGATAAAGCAACTTTTGCATCCTTGGTTGATAAAATAAAGTAA
- the pheS gene encoding phenylalanine--tRNA ligase subunit alpha produces MLHLVKLVAQAKTAIAKAQDVATLNSIKVEFLGKKGHIKIYMLKLHNFTVEKRPIMGKAINQAKKNIQNLLNIRQEQLKNIILSDKLQKETIDISLPGRQTEVGNLHPITRTIDRIEKFFRALGFSIVYGPEIEDNYHNFDALNIPDYHPSRNIHDTFWFDTNRLLRTQTSSVQIRSMKGKQPPIRIIAPGRVYRNDFDKTHTPMFHQTEGLIVDQHVKFTNLKSILYDFLNYFFETKICIRFRPSYFPFTKLSAEIDVMHKNDKWLEILGCGMIHPNVLNNVGINPNLYSGFAFGIGMERLTMLRYEVTDLRAFFQNDLRFLKQFR; encoded by the coding sequence ATGCTACATCTAGTAAAATTGGTTGCACAAGCAAAAACAGCCATCGCAAAAGCTCAAGATGTTGCTACATTAAATTCAATAAAAGTTGAATTTTTAGGCAAAAAAGGTCATATCAAAATATATATGTTAAAATTACATAATTTTACAGTAGAAAAACGCCCTATAATGGGAAAAGCAATTAATCAGGCCAAAAAAAATATTCAAAATTTATTAAATATACGTCAAGAACAATTAAAAAATATAATTTTATCTGATAAATTGCAAAAAGAAACAATAGATATTTCATTACCAGGTAGACAAACTGAAGTAGGTAATCTTCATCCAATAACACGTACAATTGATAGAATAGAGAAATTCTTTAGAGCACTGGGTTTTTCTATTGTTTACGGTCCTGAAATAGAAGATAATTATCATAATTTTGATGCTTTAAATATTCCAGATTATCATCCATCTAGAAATATCCATGATACTTTCTGGTTTGATACTAATCGTTTATTACGTACACAAACCTCTAGTGTTCAAATTAGAAGTATGAAAGGAAAACAACCCCCAATTCGTATTATTGCACCTGGTAGGGTCTATAGAAACGATTTCGATAAAACACATACACCAATGTTTCATCAAACTGAAGGCCTAATTGTTGATCAACATGTCAAATTTACTAATTTAAAAAGTATATTATACGACTTTTTAAATTATTTTTTTGAAACTAAAATATGTATTCGTTTTCGTCCATCATATTTTCCATTCACTAAACTTTCAGCTGAAATAGACGTAATGCATAAAAATGATAAATGGTTAGAAATATTAGGTTGTGGCATGATCCATCCAAATGTCTTAAATAATGTAGGTATTAATCCTAATTTATATTCTGGTTTTGCATTTGGTATAGGGATGGAACGTTTAACCATGTTACGTTATGAAGTAACAGATTTACGTGCATTTTTTCAAAATGATCTTCGTTTTCTAAAACAATTTAGATAG
- the pheT gene encoding phenylalanine--tRNA ligase subunit beta, producing the protein MKLSEFWLREWVNPTISSVDLSKQMTMAGLEIDNIKPVSGQFQDVLIGEIIKCVQHPNNKKLFITKINIGTKKLLNIICGDIKCRKGLKVAVAILGAVLSNNFKIKVMKVLGEYSEGILCSYADLGIYDNNHGIIELPHTAPIGTDIRNYLKLNDNIFEVNLTPNRADCLSILGISREIAAINNIKMNTLKIKPVKSNDNIVFPIRIEAFIECPRFLGRVINGIDMTVQTPIWMKEKLRRSGFNPIDPVVDIINFVLLELGQPLHVYDLDHLNKTIIVRMAKKNEILILLDGKKLNLKQNTLIIADEKNVLGIAGIFVGKHAKINQKTTNILLDSAFFNPLTISFWARYYGFHTESSHRFERGVDPQMQYIAMERASKLIFEICGGIVGNIVDISHINHLPKVITLTLTRKKLDLLIGHKIPDTNVTQILQRLGFHVINEKENWKVITPSWRFDIKIEEDLIEEVTRIYGYNNIPHVPLNVDLIRPYDHESNLSLKRVKTLLIDRGYNEVITYSFVNPKMQLLLYPNSDMLILPNPISSDMSVMRLSLLPGLLNTVIYNQNHQQNRIRIFETGLRFIPDVLAEYGIRQELILAGLITGKRYIEHWAQEKREVDFFDIKGDVESILKLTGKLNNIFYKSYSNSILHPGQSAKIYLKNSYIGYVGVIHPKINNKLNLYNRILVFELLWNKIQDRIIPKANIISRFPANRRDIAIIIPEWIPAADVLEECKKIIVNHIVSINLFDVYCGNSIAKGYKSLAISFILQDTERTLEEKEINATIDKYVDALKRRFQASLRK; encoded by the coding sequence ATGAAATTAAGTGAATTTTGGCTACGAGAATGGGTAAACCCAACAATAAGTAGTGTAGATTTATCAAAACAAATGACTATGGCAGGCCTTGAAATTGATAATATTAAACCTGTTTCTGGTCAATTTCAAGATGTGTTAATAGGTGAAATTATTAAATGTGTTCAACATCCTAATAATAAAAAATTATTTATAACAAAAATTAATATTGGTACCAAAAAATTACTCAATATTATATGTGGAGATATAAAGTGTCGTAAAGGATTAAAAGTAGCAGTAGCAATATTAGGAGCAGTTTTATCAAATAATTTCAAAATAAAAGTAATGAAAGTACTTGGTGAATATTCTGAAGGTATACTATGTTCATATGCTGATCTCGGTATTTATGATAATAATCATGGTATTATTGAACTACCACATACTGCACCTATCGGGACAGATATTCGTAATTACTTAAAATTAAATGATAATATTTTTGAAGTTAATTTAACACCAAATCGCGCTGATTGTTTAAGTATTTTAGGTATCTCTAGAGAGATTGCAGCCATAAATAATATTAAAATGAATACACTAAAAATTAAACCAGTTAAAAGTAATGATAATATTGTTTTTCCGATTCGTATAGAAGCATTTATAGAATGCCCTCGTTTTTTAGGAAGAGTAATAAATGGTATTGATATGACAGTACAAACTCCTATTTGGATGAAAGAAAAATTACGTCGTAGTGGATTTAATCCCATTGATCCTGTAGTTGATATTATCAATTTTGTATTATTAGAATTAGGTCAACCATTACATGTTTATGATCTTGATCATTTAAATAAAACTATTATTGTTAGAATGGCTAAAAAAAATGAAATATTAATTTTACTTGATGGTAAAAAATTAAATTTAAAACAAAATACGTTAATTATTGCTGATGAAAAAAATGTTTTAGGAATTGCAGGTATTTTTGTAGGTAAACATGCAAAAATAAATCAAAAGACTACTAATATATTATTAGATAGCGCTTTTTTTAATCCACTAACAATTTCTTTCTGGGCACGTTATTATGGTTTTCATACTGAATCCTCACACCGTTTTGAACGTGGAGTTGATCCTCAAATGCAATATATAGCTATGGAGAGAGCAAGTAAATTAATTTTTGAAATTTGTGGTGGTATAGTTGGTAATATTGTTGATATTAGTCATATAAATCATTTGCCTAAAGTAATAACTTTAACTTTAACTAGAAAAAAACTTGATCTTTTAATTGGCCATAAGATTCCAGATACTAACGTTACTCAAATTCTTCAACGATTAGGATTTCATGTAATTAATGAAAAAGAAAATTGGAAAGTAATTACCCCATCTTGGAGATTTGATATAAAAATTGAAGAAGATCTAATTGAAGAAGTAACTAGGATATATGGGTATAATAATATACCACATGTACCGTTAAATGTAGATTTAATTAGACCTTATGATCATGAATCAAATTTATCATTAAAACGTGTAAAAACATTACTAATTGATCGTGGTTATAATGAAGTAATTACCTATAGTTTTGTAAATCCTAAAATGCAATTATTATTATATCCAAATTCTGACATGTTAATTTTACCTAATCCAATATCATCTGATATGTCAGTTATGAGACTTTCTCTTTTACCAGGATTATTAAATACAGTAATTTATAATCAAAATCATCAACAAAATCGTATTCGAATATTTGAAACTGGATTACGATTTATACCTGATGTATTAGCAGAATATGGCATTAGGCAAGAATTAATTTTAGCAGGTTTGATTACAGGAAAACGATATATAGAGCACTGGGCGCAAGAAAAGAGAGAAGTTGATTTTTTTGATATAAAAGGTGATGTTGAATCAATATTAAAATTAACTGGCAAATTAAATAATATTTTTTACAAATCTTATTCTAATTCTATATTACATCCAGGACAAAGTGCTAAAATTTATCTTAAAAATAGTTATATCGGATACGTAGGTGTCATTCATCCTAAAATAAATAATAAATTAAATTTATATAATAGAATACTAGTTTTTGAATTACTGTGGAATAAAATTCAAGACCGTATTATTCCTAAAGCAAATATAATTTCACGTTTCCCAGCTAATCGCCGAGATATTGCTATTATAATACCAGAATGGATTCCGGCAGCAGACGTATTAGAAGAATGCAAAAAAATTATTGTAAATCATATAGTTAGCATAAACTTATTTGACGTTTATTGTGGCAATAGTATAGCAAAAGGTTATAAAAGTCTCGCTATTAGTTTTATATTACAGGACACAGAACGCACTTTAGAAGAAAAAGAAATTAACGCAACTATTGATAAATATGTTGATGCATTAAAACGGCGATTTCAAGCCTCTTTGAGGAAATAA
- the ihfA gene encoding integration host factor subunit alpha → MALTKAVISENLSKNLGISKCDARKLVELFFEEIRLSLENGEQIKLSGFGNFELHDKNQRPGRNPKTGEDIPIAARRVVTFRPGQKLKGRIKNINFQET, encoded by the coding sequence ATGGCGCTTACAAAAGCTGTAATATCAGAAAATTTAAGCAAAAACCTAGGTATAAGCAAATGTGATGCTAGAAAACTAGTTGAACTTTTTTTCGAGGAAATTCGGCTTTCATTAGAAAATGGAGAGCAGATAAAATTATCAGGATTCGGTAATTTTGAACTGCATGATAAAAATCAACGTCCGGGTAGAAATCCTAAAACTGGAGAAGATATTCCAATTGCTGCAAGAAGGGTAGTTACTTTTCGTCCAGGACAAAAATTAAAAGGTAGGATTAAAAATATAAATTTTCAGGAAACATAA